A DNA window from Arachis hypogaea cultivar Tifrunner chromosome 18, arahy.Tifrunner.gnm2.J5K5, whole genome shotgun sequence contains the following coding sequences:
- the LOC140181702 gene encoding uncharacterized protein, translating into MVWCIKSGFDLLDVEFGYFMVKFKVGEDREKVMLGGPWLIEGHYIAIKLWDIDFRPCEQSFGSTLVWVRISRLPIWCYQEQAMMHIASAIGVSIKVDLATKLAERGRYARTCVQINLGRYHCGRRNSCSGV; encoded by the coding sequence ATGGTTTGGTGCATCAAAAGTGGCTTTGATCTGCTTGATGTGGAGTTTGGGTACTTCATGGTAAAATTCAAGGTAGGTGAAGATCGTGAGAAGGTCATGCTTGGTGGCCCGTGGTTGATTGAGGGGCACTATATTGCTATAAAACTGTGGGATATAGATTTTCGGCCATGTGAGCAATCCTTCGGGTCTACGCTTGTATGGGTTCGGATTTCAAGGCTCCCAATCTGGTGCTACCAAGAACAGGCCATGATGCatattgcttctgcaataggaGTCTCCATCAAAGTGGACCTAGCCACTAAGTTGGCTGAGAGAGGACGATATGCCCGAACATGTGTTCAAATAAATTTAGGACGATATCATTGTGGAAGGCGTAACTCATGTAGTGGAGtatga
- the LOC112771158 gene encoding serine/threonine-protein kinase BLUS1-like — MHLLPIHSATQIMATKDSSSELESPRRLQYPLDSTSYKLLDEIGSGVSAVVYKAICIPINSSLVAIKSIDLDGSRPDFDDVRREVKTLSLLSHPNILNAHCCFTVDHRLWVVMPFMAGGSFQSIISHSFPDGFSEPCIAFILRETLNALSYLHSQGHLHRDIKAGNILVDSNGSVKLADFGVSASIYESIMSSSSSSSSSSSVPGCCSCSSLMLKDVAGTPYWMAPEVIHSHVGYSFKADIWSFGITALELAHGRPPLSHLPPSKSMILKITKRFRFSDLDKFGGGSSSHGKKFSKNFKDMVASCLDQDPAKRPTAEKLLKHPFFRNCKGSEFLVKNVLHGLPSVEKRYKEISKASSMNNNNDDDDDDDDQVKHGKLMKQRRISGWNFNEDGLELEPVFPNDEDDEAKATREVKGEEGENENNNERLKGIEGVAMNVNNRDAMLATLNVLKGSLEQELGQVKALINILRADRNHHQDLDHDQQQLESQLDTFKLHLS; from the coding sequence ATGCATCTTCTTCCAATTCACTCAGCTACTCAAATCATGGCGACAAAGGACTCATCATCGGAATTAGAATCACCAAGAAGGCTTCAATACCCACTCGACTCCACCTCATACAAGCTCCTCGACGAGATCGGTTCCGGCGTCAGCGCCGTCGTCTACAAGGCTATCTGCATCCCCATCAACTCCTCCCTCGTCGCCATCAAATCCATCGACCTCGACGGCTCCCGTCCCGACTTCGACGACGTCCGCCGCGAAGTCAAgactctctccctcctctcccacCCCAACATCCTCAACGCACACTGCTGCTTCACCGTCGACCACCGTCTCTGGGTGGTCATGCCCTTCATGGCCGGCGGATCCTTCCAATCCATCATCTCTCATTCCTTCCCGGACGGATTCTCAGAGCCATGCATCGCATTCATCCTCAGAGAGACTCTCAACGCTTTGTCCTATCTCCATAGCCAGGGACATCTCCACAGAGACATCAAAGCCGGTAACATTCTCGTCGATTCCAACGGATCCGTCAAGCTCGCCGATTTCGGCGTCTCCGCTTCCATCTACGAGTCAATCATgagctcctcttcttcctcttcttcttcttcaagtgtTCCTGGTTGTTGTTCGTGTTCTTCTCTCATGCTCAAAGATGTCGCCGGAACACCGTATTGGATGGCGCCGGAAGTGATCCACTCCCACGTCGGTTACAGTTTCAAGGCTGATATATGGTCGTTTGGGATCACGGCGTTGGAGTTGGCCCATGGAAGGCCTCCACTCTCTCACCTTCCTCCTTCTAAGTCCATGATTCTCAAGATCACCAAACGCTTTCGGTTCTCCGATCTGGACAAGTTTGGCGGCGGTTCCAGCTCCCATGGTAAGAAATTCTCCAAGAACTTCAAGGACATGGTGGCTTCTTGCCTGGATCAGGATCCGGCTAAGAGGCCTACGGCGGAGAAGCTTCTGAAGCATCCGTTCTTTAGAAACTGTAAGGGATCCGAGTTTTTGGTGAAGAACGTGCTGCATGGGTTGCCAAGTGTTGAGAAGAGGTACAAGGAAATCAGCAAGGCTTCTTCTATgaacaataataatgatgatgatgatgatgatgatgatcaagtGAAGCATGGGAAGTTGATGAAGCAAAGAAGGATAAGTGGGTGGAATTTCAATGAAGATGGATTGGAACTTGAACCTGTGTTCCcaaatgatgaagatgatgaggcCAAGGCAACAAGAGAAGTTAAAGGTGAAGAAGGTGAGAAtgagaataataatgaaaggTTAAAGGGTATTGAAGGAGTAGCCATGAATGTGAACAACCGTGATGCCATGTTAGCGACACTCAATGTTCTCAAAGGGAGCTTGGAACAAGAGCTTGGACAAGTCAAGGCCTTGATCAACATCTTACGTGCAGATCGTAATCATCATCAAGATCTTGATCATGATCAGCAGCAGTTGGAGTCACAACTAGACACCTTCAAGCTTCacctttcttga
- the LOC112770858 gene encoding NDR1/HIN1-like protein 13 — translation MTDRVYPSAKPAANGGAAAGANPAFPATKAQLYGATRPTYRPQPLHHRRSRRSCCCRFCFWLILIVLILLLLIGIAGVVVYVLYRPHRPDFTVTSLTLSYLNLTASSTLSSKFAISVTATNPNKHISFSYDPTSVSILSGDIDVGDGTVPAFDHGKKNTTVLKTTISSSGQALQSDDAAKLKSNMKSKSGLPLQVKLETKVKAAMGNLKTPKVRIRVSCEGIKATLPSGKKPATASTSNAKCNVDVRFKIWKWTVG, via the coding sequence ATGACCGACAGGGTTTACCCTTCAGCCAAGCCCGCCGCCAACGGAGGCGCCGCTGCCGGAGCCAATCCGGCATTTCCAGCTACCAAGGCTCAGCTCTACGGAGCCACCCGCCCAACCTACCGTCCGCAGCCACTCCACCACCGGAGGAGCCGCCGTAGCTGCTGCTGCCGCTTCTGCTTCTGGTTGATCCTCATCGTTCTCATCCTCCTCCTTCTGATCGGTATCGCCGGCGTCGTCGTTTATGTCCTCTACCGTCCCCACCGCCCTGACTTCACCGTCACGTCCCTCACACTTTCGTACCTCAACCTCACCGCTTCTTCCACACTAAGCTCGAAATTCGCGATCAGCGTAACCGCTACAAACCCTAACAAACACATCTCATTCTCCTACGATCCTACCTCCGTCTCGATCCTCTCCGGTGACATCGACGTCGGCGACGGCACTGTCCCCGCCTTCGACCACGGCAAGAAGAACACGACGGTGCTGAAGACAACGATTTCGAGCTCCGGCCAGGCGCTGCAGAGCGATGATGCGGCGAAGTTGAAGAGCAACATGAAGAGTAAGAGCGGGTTGCCGTTGCAGGTGAAGCTGGAGACGAAGGTGAAGGCTGCGATGGGGAATTTGAAGACACCGAAGGTCAGAATCAGGGTTTCTTGTGAAGGTATCAAGGCCACACTTCCCTCCGGGAAGAAACCGGCGACGGCGTCCACCTCGAACGCCAAGTGCAACGTCGATGTCAGATTCAAGATCTGGAAATGGACCGTTGGATGA